A region from the Caldicellulosiruptor naganoensis genome encodes:
- a CDS encoding type Z 30S ribosomal protein S14: protein MARKALIVKQQKPQKFSTRYYNRCKICGRPRAYLRKFGVCRLCFRKLAHNGEIPGVKKASW, encoded by the coding sequence ATGGCAAGGAAAGCTTTGATTGTAAAGCAGCAGAAACCGCAAAAATTTTCAACAAGATACTACAATAGATGCAAAATTTGCGGAAGACCGAGAGCGTATTTAAGAAAGTTTGGGGTTTGCAGACTTTGTTTTAGAAAGCTTGCGCATAATGGAGAGATACCGGGTGTTAAGAAAGCGAGCTGGTAA
- the rplW gene encoding 50S ribosomal protein L23 — MLPEEIIKRPIITEKSIKMIPQKKYTFEVDRRANKIEIKKAVEQLFGVEVEKVWTMNVKPKRKRVGRFEGRTKAWKKAIVKLKENSKTIEFFDSLI, encoded by the coding sequence ATGCTACCAGAAGAAATAATCAAAAGGCCAATCATTACCGAAAAGAGCATAAAGATGATTCCACAGAAAAAATACACATTTGAAGTTGACAGAAGAGCAAATAAAATTGAGATAAAGAAAGCTGTGGAACAACTATTTGGTGTTGAGGTAGAAAAGGTGTGGACAATGAACGTAAAACCAAAGAGAAAGAGAGTAGGAAGATTTGAAGGAAGGACAAAGGCTTGGAAAAAAGCCATTGTAAAGCTTAAAGAGAATAGCAAGACAATAGAGTTCTTTGATAGCTTGATATAA
- the rplD gene encoding 50S ribosomal protein L4 → MPKVPVYNIEGQQIGEIELSDSVFNVPINTHVLHQAVVAHLANRRQGTFAAKTRGEVRGGGRKPWRQKGTGRARQGSIRAPTWRKGGVVFAKKPRDFSIDLPKKVRRLALKCALSSKVKENNLIVLDKWDMNQYRTKEVIRVLKNLGLENQKALIVIPEKNEYLQKSTKNIPEVKTLQVGNLNVFDILKYDKFIILQDAVKKVEEVYA, encoded by the coding sequence ATGCCAAAGGTTCCGGTTTATAATATAGAGGGACAGCAGATTGGTGAGATTGAGCTGAGTGACTCAGTTTTTAATGTTCCAATAAACACCCATGTATTGCACCAAGCTGTTGTTGCACACCTTGCAAACAGACGTCAAGGAACATTTGCTGCAAAAACAAGAGGAGAGGTACGTGGTGGTGGCAGAAAACCATGGAGACAAAAAGGAACAGGTAGAGCAAGACAGGGTTCTATAAGAGCTCCAACATGGAGAAAAGGTGGCGTTGTATTTGCGAAAAAACCAAGAGATTTTTCAATAGACCTTCCAAAGAAAGTAAGAAGACTTGCTTTAAAATGCGCATTGTCTTCCAAGGTAAAAGAGAACAATCTCATTGTACTTGACAAGTGGGATATGAATCAGTACAGGACAAAAGAAGTGATAAGAGTTTTGAAAAATTTAGGACTTGAGAATCAGAAAGCATTGATAGTCATTCCTGAAAAGAATGAGTATTTACAAAAGTCAACAAAGAATATTCCAGAAGTCAAAACACTGCAAGTAGGAAACTTGAACGTGTTTGATATACTAAAATATGACAAGTTCATAATCCTCCAAGACGCCGTAAAGAAAGTAGAGGAGGTGTACGCATAA
- the rplE gene encoding 50S ribosomal protein L5 — MAPRLKEKYFKEVIPAMMQKFGYKNVMQVPRLGKIVINIGLGEAKDNPKALEAAMNDLMAITGQKPVVTKAKKSIANFKLRKGMPIGCMVTLRGDRMYEFLDKMINLALPRVRDFRGVSDKSFDGRGNYTIGFKEQVVFPEIDYDKVDKIRGLEVTIVTSAKTDEEAKELLRLLGMPFAS; from the coding sequence ATGGCACCAAGGCTGAAAGAGAAGTACTTCAAGGAAGTTATTCCTGCAATGATGCAGAAGTTTGGTTATAAAAACGTTATGCAAGTACCAAGGCTTGGCAAGATTGTAATAAACATTGGACTTGGCGAAGCTAAAGACAATCCAAAGGCATTAGAAGCAGCAATGAACGACTTGATGGCGATTACAGGTCAAAAACCAGTTGTCACAAAAGCAAAGAAGTCCATTGCAAACTTTAAACTCAGAAAAGGAATGCCAATAGGTTGCATGGTGACATTGCGAGGAGATAGAATGTATGAGTTTTTGGATAAAATGATAAACCTTGCGCTGCCAAGGGTAAGAGACTTCAGGGGTGTTTCTGACAAATCTTTTGATGGAAGAGGAAATTATACAATTGGTTTCAAAGAACAGGTTGTATTTCCAGAGATTGATTATGACAAAGTAGATAAGATTAGAGGTCTTGAAGTTACGATTGTCACTTCTGCAAAGACTGATGAAGAAGCAAAAGAGCTCTTGAGACTTTTAGGTATGCCATTTGCAAGCTAA
- the rplX gene encoding 50S ribosomal protein L24: MPNKVHVKKGDTVVVISGKYKGKQGKVLTVLPKDRKVVVEGVNIVKKHVKPNSKMPQGGIITKEAPIWACKVMLVCPKCNRPTRIGHRFIQEGDEEKKVRTCKKCGEIID, translated from the coding sequence ATGCCAAATAAAGTTCATGTAAAAAAAGGAGATACAGTAGTGGTAATCTCTGGTAAGTACAAAGGGAAGCAAGGCAAGGTCTTAACTGTCTTGCCAAAAGATAGGAAAGTAGTTGTTGAAGGTGTTAATATTGTAAAGAAACACGTAAAGCCAAATTCTAAGATGCCGCAAGGAGGTATAATCACTAAAGAAGCACCAATTTGGGCATGTAAGGTAATGCTTGTATGTCCAAAGTGTAACAGGCCAACACGAATAGGTCACAGGTTTATCCAAGAGGGAGATGAGGAGAAGAAAGTAAGGACCTGCAAAAAATGCGGTGAGATTATAGATTAA
- a CDS encoding ferritin-like domain-containing protein, translating to MDWTKFAYDAPYPEPKVEEPNRHYAEILLDDYAGYASEFTAIALYSYQHFISDVKHKDFAELIIGIAQVEMKHLDLLGTTIYLLGALPKYRGSYTTYGQYWNGYFVIYDRDLKDMIKIDIQSEKEAIKNYKRHIEMIDDRYIKKLLEKIILDEEKHIKLLKDYLDRKF from the coding sequence ATGGATTGGACTAAATTTGCATATGATGCACCATACCCAGAGCCAAAAGTAGAAGAGCCAAACAGACACTATGCAGAGATTTTACTTGATGACTATGCTGGATACGCAAGTGAGTTTACAGCGATTGCGCTCTATTCTTACCAACATTTTATAAGCGATGTAAAGCATAAAGATTTTGCAGAACTGATTATTGGAATTGCTCAAGTTGAAATGAAACACTTGGACCTTCTTGGTACTACAATTTACTTACTTGGTGCACTACCAAAATACAGAGGTTCATACACCACATATGGCCAGTATTGGAACGGGTATTTTGTCATCTATGACAGGGACTTAAAGGACATGATAAAAATTGATATACAGTCTGAAAAGGAAGCAATCAAAAATTACAAGAGACATATTGAAATGATAGATGATAGGTACATCAAAAAGCTTCTTGAGAAGATAATACTTGATGAGGAAAAACACATCAAATTGTTAAAAGATTATCTTGATAGAAAATTTTAA
- the rplC gene encoding 50S ribosomal protein L3, with amino-acid sequence MTKGILGKKIGMTQVFDETGKVIPVTVIEAGPCVVVQKKTVEKDGYSAIQVGFEDIKGSKLNKPLRGHFAKHGVKPKRYLRELRLKDADKYEVGQEIRVDIFSPGERVDVTGISKAKGFQGVIKRHGQQRGPMSHGSMYHRRVGSMGSNTFPARTFPGKKMPGRMGGKRVTVLNLQVVKVDPERNLLLVKGSVPGNKNSLLIIRDSVKSK; translated from the coding sequence ATGACAAAGGGTATACTTGGCAAAAAAATAGGTATGACACAGGTTTTCGATGAGACAGGAAAGGTAATACCTGTTACAGTAATTGAAGCAGGGCCATGTGTGGTTGTTCAGAAAAAGACCGTTGAAAAAGACGGCTACTCTGCTATTCAAGTAGGTTTTGAGGATATAAAGGGAAGCAAACTGAACAAGCCTCTTAGAGGTCACTTTGCAAAACATGGAGTAAAACCAAAAAGATATTTAAGAGAATTAAGACTCAAAGATGCAGATAAATATGAAGTTGGACAAGAGATAAGAGTTGATATCTTTTCACCTGGCGAAAGAGTAGATGTAACTGGTATTTCAAAAGCAAAAGGATTCCAAGGTGTTATCAAAAGACATGGTCAGCAAAGAGGTCCTATGAGCCATGGTTCTATGTATCACAGGAGAGTTGGTTCAATGGGTTCTAACACATTCCCTGCAAGAACATTCCCAGGGAAAAAGATGCCTGGTAGAATGGGCGGTAAAAGAGTGACAGTTTTGAACTTGCAGGTTGTAAAGGTTGATCCGGAGAGAAACTTGCTTCTTGTTAAAGGAAGTGTTCCAGGAAACAAGAATTCACTTTTAATAATCAGAGACTCAGTAAAAAGCAAATAA
- the rpsC gene encoding 30S ribosomal protein S3 has product MGQKVHPKGFRLGIIKDWDSRWFATDKDFDKYVIEDYKIRRHIKEKLYSAGISRIEIERAAKRVKVIIHTAKPGIVIGRAGSGVEALRKELEKITGGKTISLDIKEIKVPELDAQLVAENIAAQLEKRVSFRKAMKQAIARALKSGAKGIKTMVSGRLGGAEIARTEWYKEGRIPLQTIRADIDYGFAEAHTTYGRIGVKTWIYKGDVLPQKGAGVEKGGDK; this is encoded by the coding sequence ATGGGTCAAAAGGTTCATCCAAAGGGGTTTAGGCTTGGGATTATCAAGGATTGGGATTCAAGATGGTTTGCTACTGATAAAGATTTTGACAAATATGTAATCGAAGACTATAAAATCAGACGTCATATTAAAGAAAAGCTTTATAGTGCCGGGATTTCAAGAATTGAGATAGAAAGAGCTGCGAAGAGAGTAAAGGTTATAATTCACACAGCAAAACCAGGTATTGTAATAGGAAGAGCAGGTTCTGGTGTTGAGGCTTTGAGAAAAGAGCTTGAAAAGATTACAGGTGGGAAAACAATCTCACTTGATATAAAAGAGATAAAGGTACCAGAGCTTGATGCACAGCTTGTTGCAGAAAATATTGCTGCTCAGCTTGAAAAGAGAGTTTCATTTAGAAAAGCTATGAAACAGGCAATAGCAAGAGCACTGAAAAGCGGTGCAAAAGGCATCAAAACAATGGTATCTGGACGACTTGGCGGCGCTGAGATTGCAAGGACTGAGTGGTACAAAGAAGGAAGAATTCCTCTTCAGACCATAAGAGCAGACATTGACTATGGATTTGCAGAAGCTCACACCACTTATGGAAGAATTGGTGTGAAGACTTGGATATACAAAGGCGATGTATTGCCACAAAAAGGAGCAGGTGTTGAAAAAGGAGGAGATAAATAA
- a CDS encoding HD-GYP domain-containing protein, with protein MKIGVGNLLSAISHLIDISQGRKEHAPKVTYISLQIAKQLQVEKGEIKKIYYASFLHDIGITVSDNNFYASHVNIQLAKNHCLLGYEFVRKLPLDEEISEIIKYHHDFYNGLGAFGYDHTVLPLASQIINLADQIDINMNWSKPYYLQVDDLKEWVWKNKGILFNPSIVDAFLDIADKDKFWLDL; from the coding sequence ATGAAAATTGGAGTAGGAAATCTTCTTTCGGCAATCTCACACTTGATAGATATTTCACAAGGCAGAAAAGAACATGCACCAAAGGTTACATATATATCTTTGCAAATTGCAAAACAACTACAAGTCGAAAAAGGTGAGATAAAAAAGATTTATTACGCATCATTTCTGCATGATATTGGTATCACTGTTTCTGATAATAATTTTTATGCTTCACATGTGAACATTCAACTTGCAAAAAACCATTGTCTGTTAGGATATGAGTTTGTTAGAAAACTCCCACTAGATGAAGAAATTTCAGAAATAATTAAATACCATCATGACTTTTACAATGGCTTAGGTGCATTCGGATACGACCATACAGTTTTGCCATTGGCATCTCAGATTATAAATCTGGCTGACCAGATAGACATAAACATGAACTGGTCAAAGCCTTACTATCTACAGGTTGATGATTTAAAAGAGTGGGTTTGGAAAAATAAAGGTATTTTGTTTAATCCATCTATAGTTGATGCATTTTTAGATATTGCTGATAAGGATAAATTTTGGTTAGACCTTTAA
- the rpsH gene encoding 30S ribosomal protein S8 — translation MYVIDPIADMLTRIRNANNARHEYVDIPASKMKKAIAQILLEEGFIKEYEIIDDGKNGIIRIKLKYGPNKERAITGLKRISKPGRRVYAGKDELPRVLGGLGIAIISTSKGIMTDKKARKEGVGGEVLCYVW, via the coding sequence ATGTATGTAATAGATCCGATTGCAGATATGCTCACACGTATCAGAAATGCAAATAATGCTCGCCACGAATATGTAGACATTCCAGCTTCAAAGATGAAGAAGGCTATTGCACAAATCTTACTGGAAGAAGGTTTTATAAAAGAATACGAGATTATTGATGATGGCAAGAATGGGATTATAAGAATAAAACTAAAATATGGTCCAAATAAAGAAAGAGCAATTACAGGTCTTAAGAGAATTTCAAAACCAGGACGAAGAGTTTATGCAGGTAAAGATGAACTTCCAAGAGTTTTAGGTGGACTTGGAATAGCTATTATCTCAACATCTAAGGGTATAATGACAGATAAGAAAGCAAGAAAAGAAGGAGTTGGCGGAGAAGTACTCTGCTATGTCTGGTAA
- a CDS encoding HD-GYP domain-containing protein: protein MIDNKSKFTHLHSQGLSEIVFEIAKIMGLDDETSNKLKIAGYLHDLGKMVVPNEILNKEGKLTKEEFYIIKSHPYYTKLILDQIPVFKGEISNWAGNHHERVDRSGYPEKLGKDELSLLDRVVGICDVYQSLIEDRPYRKGLGQKEALNIISDMVKNGLFLKEEFELLKRAVV, encoded by the coding sequence TTGATTGATAATAAAAGTAAATTTACACATCTTCACTCGCAAGGTTTGTCAGAAATAGTATTTGAAATTGCCAAAATAATGGGATTAGATGATGAAACTTCTAATAAATTAAAAATTGCTGGTTATTTACATGATTTAGGAAAGATGGTGGTACCAAATGAAATACTAAATAAAGAGGGAAAGCTTACAAAAGAGGAATTTTATATAATAAAGTCTCATCCGTACTACACAAAGCTAATTTTGGACCAAATTCCGGTATTCAAAGGCGAAATCTCAAACTGGGCAGGAAATCACCATGAAAGAGTTGATAGAAGCGGATATCCAGAAAAACTTGGAAAGGATGAACTTTCTCTTTTAGATAGAGTAGTGGGAATATGCGATGTATATCAATCCCTCATTGAAGATAGACCATATCGAAAAGGATTGGGACAAAAAGAAGCATTAAATATTATTTCTGATATGGTAAAAAACGGCTTGTTTTTAAAAGAAGAATTTGAACTTCTCAAAAGAGCAGTAGTATGA
- the rplP gene encoding 50S ribosomal protein L16 — MLMPKRVKWRKHQRGRMKGKATRGNFVAYGDYGIMALEPGWITSNQIEAARVAIARHIKRGGKVWIKIFPDKPVTRKPAETRMGSGKGSPEYWVAVVKPGRVMFEVGGVDEEVAKEALRLAIHKLPIKCKIVSRQDVEMGGEANEGV; from the coding sequence ATGCTTATGCCAAAACGAGTTAAATGGAGAAAACACCAAAGAGGTAGAATGAAAGGAAAAGCAACAAGAGGTAACTTTGTTGCATATGGCGATTACGGTATTATGGCACTTGAGCCAGGTTGGATTACAAGCAACCAAATTGAAGCAGCCAGAGTGGCTATTGCAAGGCATATAAAAAGAGGCGGCAAGGTTTGGATAAAGATATTCCCTGACAAGCCTGTTACGAGAAAACCTGCTGAGACACGTATGGGTTCTGGTAAAGGTTCACCTGAATACTGGGTTGCAGTAGTAAAACCAGGAAGAGTTATGTTTGAAGTTGGCGGTGTTGATGAAGAGGTTGCAAAAGAGGCTTTGAGGCTTGCTATTCACAAGCTACCAATAAAGTGTAAGATAGTTTCAAGACAAGATGTAGAAATGGGTGGTGAGGCAAATGAAGGCGTCTAA
- the rpmC gene encoding 50S ribosomal protein L29 → MKASKLREMTTPELHNELKKLKSELFNLRFQLATNQLENPMRIREVKRTIARIKTILRERELEQERANKNAK, encoded by the coding sequence ATGAAGGCGTCTAAACTTCGTGAAATGACAACTCCAGAGCTTCATAATGAATTGAAGAAGTTAAAAAGTGAACTTTTTAACTTGAGATTTCAGCTGGCAACAAACCAACTTGAAAATCCAATGAGAATTAGAGAGGTTAAGAGAACCATCGCAAGAATAAAAACTATCTTAAGAGAAAGAGAGCTTGAACAAGAAAGAGCAAATAAAAATGCAAAATAA
- the rpsJ gene encoding 30S ribosomal protein S10: protein MSKAQRMRIKLKSFDYKLLEQSAKKIVETAKNTGAEVSGPVPLPTDREVITIIRAPHKYKDSREQFEIKTHKRLIDIIRPTQKTVDALMRVELPAGVDIEIKLKEV, encoded by the coding sequence ATGTCAAAAGCACAGAGAATGCGAATCAAGCTAAAATCATTTGATTACAAGCTTTTAGAACAATCAGCAAAGAAGATTGTAGAGACAGCTAAAAACACAGGGGCAGAGGTGTCAGGACCAGTACCACTGCCAACAGACAGAGAGGTAATTACAATCATCAGGGCTCCGCACAAATACAAGGATTCACGAGAACAGTTTGAGATCAAAACTCACAAGAGACTAATTGACATTATCAGACCCACACAAAAAACAGTAGATGCACTCATGAGAGTTGAACTCCCTGCAGGTGTTGACATTGAAATTAAGCTAAAGGAGGTGTAG
- the rplV gene encoding 50S ribosomal protein L22, with translation MEKAVNTNTEVKKATATLRYARISPRKVRIVIDLIRNKPVQEALNILKFIPKRGARFVEKLLKSAIANAENNHNMNVEKLYIAEIYANGGPMLKRIRPRAQGRAFLIRKRTSHITVVLKERE, from the coding sequence GTGGAGAAGGCAGTAAACACAAATACTGAAGTAAAGAAGGCAACTGCTACCTTGCGCTATGCAAGGATATCTCCAAGGAAAGTTAGAATAGTAATTGACCTTATCAGAAATAAACCCGTTCAAGAGGCTTTGAATATATTAAAATTCATACCAAAAAGAGGTGCAAGATTTGTAGAAAAGCTCTTGAAATCGGCAATTGCCAATGCAGAAAACAATCACAATATGAATGTTGAGAAACTTTATATAGCAGAGATTTACGCAAATGGCGGACCAATGCTCAAGAGAATAAGACCAAGAGCGCAAGGAAGAGCATTCTTAATTAGAAAGAGAACAAGCCATATTACAGTTGTACTCAAAGAAAGAGAGTAA
- the rpsQ gene encoding 30S ribosomal protein S17 — translation MEQKRGTRKTRIGVVVSDKMDKTVVVAVETLVQHPLYKKTIKRTTKFKAHDENNECRVGDKVLIMETRPLSKEKRWRVVQILERAK, via the coding sequence GTGGAGCAAAAAAGAGGTACAAGAAAAACAAGAATTGGTGTTGTTGTAAGCGATAAAATGGATAAAACTGTTGTAGTTGCAGTAGAAACCTTAGTTCAGCACCCTCTTTACAAAAAGACCATAAAGAGGACAACCAAATTTAAAGCTCATGATGAGAACAATGAGTGCAGAGTTGGTGATAAAGTTTTGATAATGGAAACAAGGCCACTTTCTAAAGAAAAGAGATGGAGAGTTGTACAGATATTAGAAAGAGCAAAATAA
- the rpsS gene encoding 30S ribosomal protein S19, whose product MGRSLKKGPYCDPKLLKKIEKLNQNNEKKVIKTWSRRSTILPQMVGHTIAVYDGRKHVPVYITEEMVGHKLGEFAPTRTFRGHGHHTERSTALK is encoded by the coding sequence GTGGGTAGATCTTTAAAGAAAGGTCCTTATTGTGACCCCAAACTATTAAAGAAGATCGAGAAACTGAATCAGAACAATGAGAAGAAGGTTATCAAGACATGGTCTCGAAGGTCAACAATTTTGCCTCAGATGGTAGGTCATACAATTGCTGTGTACGACGGTAGAAAGCATGTACCAGTGTATATAACAGAAGAGATGGTTGGGCATAAACTTGGTGAGTTTGCTCCTACAAGAACCTTCAGAGGGCACGGTCATCACACGGAAAGATCAACTGCATTGAAGTAA
- a CDS encoding sensor histidine kinase, with amino-acid sequence MKIRTKIYLSYLGIIVFIFVIFSIVFYISFRNNLIEQVKTDNLRFAKLVEYFFINQSKDVKELRNFEAYFEPFSYKFLQDYIVIISSDGAIEYSNKNLSVEARVKIMSLFDENKESSYSFEIGWLHEKPFLFTFYRSKLNTEFIVLLISDLERISIFQKRFFSLILQIAIFTAILAAAVSIFVSKQITQGLLKLKEGIIEASKMRFNKKVEVTSKDEIGMIAREFNKLIEKISEYNQAQIRFLQNISHELKTPLTSIRGYAEVLKMGLLDTKKAEYAADKVIEHVDRLKLLINQIIDLTKIELVENYFMFEKAIIEDVVFDAILNNEGYALSKKIEIIFEPTTQIPVLCDREKLKEAFSNIISNCVRYAKNKVMIKIETQKDEFEVIIEDDGEGFKSDEVDKIFERFYKGKRGESGLGLSIAKAIFEKHGFSVEAKSGTPTGAKFIIKGKLYKEQ; translated from the coding sequence ATGAAAATCAGGACTAAAATCTATCTTTCATATTTAGGGATTATAGTGTTCATATTTGTTATCTTTTCCATTGTATTCTATATTTCTTTTAGAAACAACTTAATAGAACAGGTGAAAACTGATAATTTAAGATTTGCAAAACTTGTTGAGTACTTTTTCATAAACCAAAGCAAAGACGTTAAAGAACTGAGAAATTTTGAAGCTTATTTTGAACCGTTTAGTTATAAATTTCTTCAGGACTATATCGTAATAATTAGCAGCGATGGTGCTATTGAGTATTCAAATAAAAATCTGAGTGTTGAGGCACGGGTTAAAATAATGAGTTTATTTGATGAAAATAAAGAATCTTCTTATAGTTTCGAAATTGGGTGGTTACATGAAAAACCTTTTTTGTTTACATTTTACAGAAGTAAATTAAATACAGAGTTTATTGTCCTTCTTATCAGTGATTTAGAGAGAATTTCGATATTTCAAAAAAGATTCTTTAGCCTTATTTTGCAAATTGCAATCTTTACAGCAATTTTAGCAGCTGCAGTTAGCATATTTGTTTCTAAACAGATAACTCAGGGGCTTTTAAAACTAAAAGAAGGGATAATAGAAGCTTCAAAGATGAGATTCAATAAAAAGGTCGAAGTAACTTCTAAAGATGAAATTGGAATGATTGCACGTGAATTCAATAAGCTCATAGAAAAGATTTCAGAGTACAATCAGGCACAGATTAGATTTCTGCAAAACATTTCTCATGAATTGAAAACGCCGCTTACTTCTATTCGGGGGTATGCCGAAGTGCTGAAAATGGGACTTTTAGATACAAAAAAGGCAGAATATGCAGCCGACAAAGTAATAGAGCATGTGGATAGATTAAAGCTATTAATAAACCAGATTATAGACCTTACAAAAATAGAATTGGTTGAGAACTATTTTATGTTTGAAAAAGCAATTATTGAAGATGTAGTCTTTGACGCAATCTTAAACAATGAAGGTTATGCTCTTTCTAAAAAGATTGAAATAATATTTGAACCTACTACCCAAATTCCAGTTCTGTGTGACAGAGAAAAACTAAAAGAAGCTTTTTCTAATATAATTTCTAATTGTGTAAGGTATGCCAAGAACAAAGTGATGATTAAAATAGAGACCCAAAAAGATGAGTTTGAAGTTATAATAGAAGACGATGGAGAAGGTTTTAAAAGTGATGAAGTTGACAAAATCTTTGAAAGATTTTACAAGGGGAAAAGAGGAGAAAGCGGTTTAGGGCTTTCGATTGCCAAAGCAATCTTCGAAAAGCATGGGTTTTCAGTAGAAGCTAAGAGTGGGACGCCAACTGGTGCAAAATTCATAATTAAAGGGAAACTTTACAAAGAGCAGTAG
- the rplB gene encoding 50S ribosomal protein L2, with protein sequence MGIIVYKPTSPGRRNASVLNYKEVITKTEPEKSLVFTEKKWAGRNNQGKITVRHRGGGHKKKIRIVDFKRDKDGIPAKVEAIEYDPNRTAFLALLCYADGERRYILAPEGLKVGDTVMSGPNADIKVGNALPLKYIPVGTMIHNIELYPGRGGQLAKSAGAVAQLMAKEGKYALIRLPSGELRYVSQECRATIGQVGNLDHENVRLGKAGRKRWMGIRPTVRGSAMNPVDHPHGGGEGKAPIGRPGPLTPWGKPTLGYKTRKKNKPSDKFIVKRRK encoded by the coding sequence GTGGGTATAATAGTCTACAAGCCTACATCACCAGGCCGCAGAAATGCATCGGTTTTGAATTACAAAGAAGTTATTACAAAAACTGAACCTGAAAAGTCGTTGGTGTTCACAGAAAAGAAATGGGCAGGTAGAAACAATCAAGGAAAAATCACTGTTCGACATAGAGGTGGCGGACATAAAAAGAAAATAAGAATTGTGGACTTTAAGAGAGACAAGGATGGAATCCCTGCAAAGGTTGAGGCTATCGAGTACGACCCGAACAGAACAGCATTTTTGGCACTTTTGTGCTATGCAGATGGTGAAAGAAGATATATCTTAGCACCAGAGGGTTTAAAAGTAGGAGATACTGTAATGTCAGGTCCTAATGCTGATATCAAGGTTGGTAATGCATTGCCGCTCAAATATATCCCTGTTGGTACAATGATACACAATATTGAGCTATATCCAGGAAGAGGCGGTCAGCTTGCAAAAAGTGCTGGAGCAGTTGCTCAACTCATGGCAAAGGAAGGGAAATATGCTCTTATTAGACTTCCATCTGGTGAGCTGAGGTATGTAAGCCAAGAGTGTAGAGCTACCATAGGTCAGGTTGGAAACTTAGACCATGAGAATGTCAGATTAGGAAAAGCTGGACGTAAAAGATGGATGGGTATCAGACCGACAGTTAGAGGTTCTGCAATGAACCCTGTTGACCATCCACATGGTGGTGGTGAAGGTAAAGCACCAATTGGACGTCCAGGACCGCTAACACCATGGGGCAAGCCTACACTTGGTTACAAGACAAGAAAGAAAAACAAACCATCAGACAAGTTTATTGTCAAGAGAAGAAAGTAG
- the rplN gene encoding 50S ribosomal protein L14 — MIQPQSRLKVADNTGAKEVMCIRVLGGSNKKFANIGDIIVCSVKDATPGGVVKKGDVVKAVIVRTRKGIRREDGTYIRFDDNAAVLIREDKTPRGTRIFGPVARELRDKDFMKIVSLAPEVL; from the coding sequence ATGATTCAACCGCAATCAAGGTTAAAAGTTGCAGATAACACTGGAGCAAAAGAGGTTATGTGTATAAGAGTCCTTGGTGGTTCAAATAAGAAATTTGCTAACATTGGCGATATAATAGTTTGTTCTGTTAAAGATGCAACACCAGGTGGCGTTGTTAAAAAAGGTGATGTTGTAAAAGCAGTAATTGTCAGAACAAGAAAAGGAATCAGAAGAGAAGATGGGACATATATCAGATTTGATGATAACGCAGCAGTTTTGATAAGAGAAGACAAAACACCAAGAGGTACACGTATATTTGGACCTGTTGCAAGAGAACTCAGAGACAAAGATTTTATGAAAATTGTGTCTCTTGCACCCGAAGTTCTATAA